A section of the Armatimonadota bacterium genome encodes:
- a CDS encoding ATP-binding cassette domain-containing protein, whose translation MTEQDAAIRLEQVVYEIGGRRILDRVSLRVERGEIKAVIGLSGSGKTTLLRSVIGLVRPTAGAVYLEGVEITQLGEARLDQMRCRTGFVFQGAALFDSLNVFENVAFGPRHHRRLSRQELERLVGEKLELVGLRGIEEQMPSELSGGMRKRVAIARALAMEPAVMLFDEPTAGLDPITSRVIENLIARLRSQLGMSCLVVSHDVEGLFHFVDRAALLYEGRIAATGRPADLRSSADEMVRQFVTGSVEGPIHVV comes from the coding sequence ATGACCGAGCAGGATGCAGCCATACGCCTGGAGCAAGTGGTGTACGAGATCGGGGGTCGGCGCATCCTCGACCGCGTGAGCTTGCGGGTGGAGCGCGGGGAAATCAAGGCGGTGATCGGCCTCTCCGGCTCGGGCAAGACGACGCTCCTGCGCAGCGTGATAGGGCTGGTGCGGCCGACGGCGGGGGCGGTTTACCTGGAGGGAGTGGAGATCACGCAGCTGGGGGAGGCGCGGTTGGACCAGATGCGCTGCCGCACCGGGTTCGTGTTCCAGGGAGCGGCGCTGTTCGACTCGTTGAACGTATTCGAGAACGTGGCGTTCGGGCCCCGCCATCACCGGCGGCTGTCGCGGCAGGAGTTGGAGCGGCTGGTGGGGGAGAAGCTGGAGCTGGTAGGGCTGCGAGGGATCGAGGAGCAGATGCCGTCGGAGCTGTCGGGGGGCATGCGCAAGCGGGTGGCGATCGCGCGGGCGCTGGCGATGGAGCCGGCGGTGATGCTGTTTGACGAGCCGACGGCGGGGCTGGATCCGATCACCTCGCGGGTGATCGAGAACCTGATTGCGCGGCTGCGGTCGCAGTTGGGGATGAGCTGCCTGGTGGTGTCGCACGACGTCGAGGGGCTGTTCCACTTTGTGGACCGGGCGGCGCTGCTGTACGAGGGGCGGATCGCGGCGACCGGGCGGCCGGCGGACCTGCGGTCGAGCGCGGATGAGATGGTGCGGCAATTCGTGACGGGGTCGGTGGAGGGGCCGATCCACGTGGTATGA
- a CDS encoding ABC transporter permease, with protein sequence MTTAITSLGRAVIEGLRWLGEAQLLLLAALGNIARGRVRRAETTEQMAVLGFDSLPIVVITMLAVGMVVSLNTARQMAGIGLSQFAGGAVAITVAREAGPVLAAVVVAARVGSAIAAELGSMKVTEQVDALRALAVSPVEYLVVPRLVAAVVMLPVLVVLADASGGLGAYLVGMTQGITPEEFLYSVQRFLTASDLLGGLAKSAVFGCIIGLVACHVGLRARGGAEGVGRATTSAVVISIVLIYVSDYPMTWIMLSLIGH encoded by the coding sequence TTGACGACCGCGATCACATCATTGGGGCGGGCGGTAATCGAGGGGCTGCGCTGGCTAGGGGAGGCGCAGCTCCTGCTGCTGGCGGCGTTGGGCAACATCGCGCGGGGGCGCGTGCGCCGCGCGGAGACGACGGAACAGATGGCGGTGTTGGGGTTTGACTCGCTGCCCATCGTCGTCATCACCATGCTGGCGGTGGGCATGGTGGTCTCGCTCAACACCGCCCGGCAGATGGCCGGCATCGGGCTTTCGCAGTTTGCGGGGGGCGCGGTGGCGATCACGGTCGCGCGGGAGGCGGGGCCGGTGCTGGCGGCGGTGGTGGTGGCGGCGCGCGTGGGGTCGGCGATCGCGGCGGAGCTGGGCTCGATGAAGGTCACCGAGCAGGTGGACGCGCTGCGGGCGCTGGCGGTAAGCCCGGTGGAGTACCTGGTGGTGCCGCGGCTGGTGGCGGCGGTGGTGATGCTGCCGGTGCTGGTGGTGCTGGCGGATGCGAGCGGCGGGCTGGGGGCCTACCTGGTGGGGATGACGCAGGGGATCACCCCCGAGGAGTTCCTCTACAGCGTGCAGCGCTTCCTCACCGCCTCCGATCTCCTCGGCGGTCTCGCCAAGTCCGCGGTCTTCGGGTGCATCATCGGCCTGGTGGCATGTCACGTCGGTCTGCGCGCGCGCGGCGGCGCCGAGGGGGTGGGGCGAGCGACCACCTCCGCGGTCGTCATCAGCATCGTGCTGATCTATGTGAGCGACTACCCCATGACCTGGATCATGCTGTCGCTGATCGGGCATTGA